One Dreissena polymorpha isolate Duluth1 chromosome 9, UMN_Dpol_1.0, whole genome shotgun sequence genomic window carries:
- the LOC127843985 gene encoding toll-like receptor 2 isoform X1, which yields MEINIYRYTLLLLLLLLSGAVRVVEGCPGNCFCIPDTRSVNCTRLPNVESMAMSIPSYTLTLDIHNGEFSEFRTTDFSQISAKTLKKLKVTSSKLKKIGDRSLSVFADLEILELSHNEIEDLHPNAFANLRMLRVLDLSHNQIMYLASPDILRPLVSVVEVNLGFNKIVDFPSGFFASQTNLLELNIQNNGIANLKGSSFQGVRNLRKLLSNSCNIQTMENDLFKSISNVETVDLSFNLLHYLPMKGEFSQLINLKHLFLQNNNIETLADNQFQGLYLESLDLSHNAISTISNNTFKHMKHLSHLDLSFNRLNSLPSLTFQPISDSLSSLKLNSNPGLGSLSATLFEGLTSLRDLNISSCGLHTLHHNLFMFLGSLQHIDLSANELTTLPAAFYDLTIANEMKFVRLDGNQWYCDCRIRDFREWLRNPITPHLLFCQDVNQILFRISCQMPKCSTPSRLENYNIAMLTDDVLDKCNHFMANSGSGSLNVVIGAIIGVIVVVIVIIVVVIVCLWYRRKQKKHFHGVNNDDEMQLNQSNNIVKQQKQTNHEKKITKTKHFVEKKEKRKQIDPEIGSLNESDKDFIVRNYFHSMSPGEDADSDCTQSMTRMDSVKSLSQSGYDYNSRRASLSSSQYSANMGCKFESAV from the exons ATGGAAATAAACATTTACAG GTATaccctgctgctgctgctgttgttgctgtctGGCGCTGTTCGGGTGGTGGAAGGTTGCCCAGGGAACTGTTTCTGTATACCAGACACCAGAAGTGTTAACTGCACTAGGTTGCCAAATGTAGAATCCATGGCAATGTCGATTCCAAGTTACACTCTAACCCTTGATATACACAATGGGGAATTCAGTGAATTCAGAACAACTGATTTTTCTCAAATCAgtgcaaaaacattaaaaaagttaAAGGTGACCTCTAGCAAACTGAAGAAAATCGGCGACAGATCCTTATCAGTGTTTGCAGATTTAGAGATTCTAGAACTGAGTCACAATGAAATTGAAGACTTGCATCCAAATGCATTTGCTAATCTACGCATGTTACGTGTGTTGGATTTATCACACAACCAAATTATGTACCTTGCTAGTCCAGACATTCTCAGACCACTTGTCAGTGTTGTAGAGGTCAATTTAGGCTTTAACAAAATTGTTGACTTTCCGAGCGGATTTTTTGCTTCGCAGACCAATCTCTTAGAgttaaacattcaaaacaatggtATTGCTAACTTAAAAGGATCCTCATTTCAAGGTGTTCGTAATTTACGCAAACTTCTTTCTAATTCGTGTAATATTCAAACAATGGAAAATGACTTATTCAAATCAATAAGCAATGTTGAGACAGTGGACTTGTCCTTCAACCTTTTGCACTACTTGCCCATGAAAGGGGAATTCTCCCAGCTTATAAACCTCAAACATCTGTTcctacaaaacaacaacatagaaACCCTTGCAGATAACCAATTTCAGGGCTTGTATCTAGAGTCATTGGATCTGTCTCACAATGCCATCAGTACAATATCCAACAATACATTCAAGCACATGAAACATCTTTCTCATCTGGACCTATCCTTCAACAGACTTAACTCACTGCCCTCCTTGACGTTCCAACCCATCTCTGACAGCCTGTCGAGCCTGAAACTGAACAGCAACCCTGGTCTGGGGTCACTGAGTGCCACACTGTTTGAGGGCCTCACGTCCCTCCGGGACCTCAACATCTCCTCCTGTGGCCTGCACACACTGCACCACAACCTCTTCATGTTCCTAGGCAGCCTCCAACACATCGACCTCTCAGCCAACGAGCTCACTACCTTGCCTGCAGCATTCTACGACCTCACCATTGCCAATGAAATGAAGTTTGTTAGACTCGACGGTAACCAGTGGTACTGTGATTGCAGAATAAGGGACTTTCGTGAGTGGTTACGGAATCCTATAACACCTCATTTGTTATTCTGTCAGGATGTCAACCAGATATTGTTTAGGATAAGCTGTCAGATGCCTAAATGCTCAACTCCATCACGCTTAGAAAACTACAATATTGCCATGTTGACTGACGATGTGCTGGACAAGTGCAATCACTTTATGGCCAATTCTGGGTCAGGCAGCCTAAATGTAGTGATAGGTGCAATTATTGGTGTCATAGTGGTAGTTATTGTAATAATTGTAGTGGTTATAGTGTGTCTGTGGTATAGACGAAAGCAAAAGAAACACTTCCATGGAGTTAACAATGATGATGAAATGCAGCTAAACCAATCTAACAATATAGTGAAACAGCAGAAACAAACTAACCAtgaaaagaaaattacaaaaacaaaacactttgttgaaaagaaagaaaagcGCAAACAAATTGATCCAGAAATTGGGTCACTCAATGAGTCTGACAAGGATTTCATAGTTCGTAACTATTTTCACTCTATGAGTCCTGGAGAAGATGCGGACTCGGACTGTACCCAGTCTATGACACGCATGGACTCTGTGAAGAGCCTCTCCCAGTCTGGTTATGACTATAACTCACGCAGGGCTTCACTTAGCTCAAGTCAGTACAGTGCTAATATGGGATGCAAGTTTGAATCAGCCGTTTGA
- the LOC127843985 gene encoding toll-like receptor 2 isoform X2, protein MAMSIPSYTLTLDIHNGEFSEFRTTDFSQISAKTLKKLKVTSSKLKKIGDRSLSVFADLEILELSHNEIEDLHPNAFANLRMLRVLDLSHNQIMYLASPDILRPLVSVVEVNLGFNKIVDFPSGFFASQTNLLELNIQNNGIANLKGSSFQGVRNLRKLLSNSCNIQTMENDLFKSISNVETVDLSFNLLHYLPMKGEFSQLINLKHLFLQNNNIETLADNQFQGLYLESLDLSHNAISTISNNTFKHMKHLSHLDLSFNRLNSLPSLTFQPISDSLSSLKLNSNPGLGSLSATLFEGLTSLRDLNISSCGLHTLHHNLFMFLGSLQHIDLSANELTTLPAAFYDLTIANEMKFVRLDGNQWYCDCRIRDFREWLRNPITPHLLFCQDVNQILFRISCQMPKCSTPSRLENYNIAMLTDDVLDKCNHFMANSGSGSLNVVIGAIIGVIVVVIVIIVVVIVCLWYRRKQKKHFHGVNNDDEMQLNQSNNIVKQQKQTNHEKKITKTKHFVEKKEKRKQIDPEIGSLNESDKDFIVRNYFHSMSPGEDADSDCTQSMTRMDSVKSLSQSGYDYNSRRASLSSSQYSANMGCKFESAV, encoded by the coding sequence ATGGCAATGTCGATTCCAAGTTACACTCTAACCCTTGATATACACAATGGGGAATTCAGTGAATTCAGAACAACTGATTTTTCTCAAATCAgtgcaaaaacattaaaaaagttaAAGGTGACCTCTAGCAAACTGAAGAAAATCGGCGACAGATCCTTATCAGTGTTTGCAGATTTAGAGATTCTAGAACTGAGTCACAATGAAATTGAAGACTTGCATCCAAATGCATTTGCTAATCTACGCATGTTACGTGTGTTGGATTTATCACACAACCAAATTATGTACCTTGCTAGTCCAGACATTCTCAGACCACTTGTCAGTGTTGTAGAGGTCAATTTAGGCTTTAACAAAATTGTTGACTTTCCGAGCGGATTTTTTGCTTCGCAGACCAATCTCTTAGAgttaaacattcaaaacaatggtATTGCTAACTTAAAAGGATCCTCATTTCAAGGTGTTCGTAATTTACGCAAACTTCTTTCTAATTCGTGTAATATTCAAACAATGGAAAATGACTTATTCAAATCAATAAGCAATGTTGAGACAGTGGACTTGTCCTTCAACCTTTTGCACTACTTGCCCATGAAAGGGGAATTCTCCCAGCTTATAAACCTCAAACATCTGTTcctacaaaacaacaacatagaaACCCTTGCAGATAACCAATTTCAGGGCTTGTATCTAGAGTCATTGGATCTGTCTCACAATGCCATCAGTACAATATCCAACAATACATTCAAGCACATGAAACATCTTTCTCATCTGGACCTATCCTTCAACAGACTTAACTCACTGCCCTCCTTGACGTTCCAACCCATCTCTGACAGCCTGTCGAGCCTGAAACTGAACAGCAACCCTGGTCTGGGGTCACTGAGTGCCACACTGTTTGAGGGCCTCACGTCCCTCCGGGACCTCAACATCTCCTCCTGTGGCCTGCACACACTGCACCACAACCTCTTCATGTTCCTAGGCAGCCTCCAACACATCGACCTCTCAGCCAACGAGCTCACTACCTTGCCTGCAGCATTCTACGACCTCACCATTGCCAATGAAATGAAGTTTGTTAGACTCGACGGTAACCAGTGGTACTGTGATTGCAGAATAAGGGACTTTCGTGAGTGGTTACGGAATCCTATAACACCTCATTTGTTATTCTGTCAGGATGTCAACCAGATATTGTTTAGGATAAGCTGTCAGATGCCTAAATGCTCAACTCCATCACGCTTAGAAAACTACAATATTGCCATGTTGACTGACGATGTGCTGGACAAGTGCAATCACTTTATGGCCAATTCTGGGTCAGGCAGCCTAAATGTAGTGATAGGTGCAATTATTGGTGTCATAGTGGTAGTTATTGTAATAATTGTAGTGGTTATAGTGTGTCTGTGGTATAGACGAAAGCAAAAGAAACACTTCCATGGAGTTAACAATGATGATGAAATGCAGCTAAACCAATCTAACAATATAGTGAAACAGCAGAAACAAACTAACCAtgaaaagaaaattacaaaaacaaaacactttgttgaaaagaaagaaaagcGCAAACAAATTGATCCAGAAATTGGGTCACTCAATGAGTCTGACAAGGATTTCATAGTTCGTAACTATTTTCACTCTATGAGTCCTGGAGAAGATGCGGACTCGGACTGTACCCAGTCTATGACACGCATGGACTCTGTGAAGAGCCTCTCCCAGTCTGGTTATGACTATAACTCACGCAGGGCTTCACTTAGCTCAAGTCAGTACAGTGCTAATATGGGATGCAAGTTTGAATCAGCCGTTTGA